A part of Miscanthus floridulus cultivar M001 chromosome 6, ASM1932011v1, whole genome shotgun sequence genomic DNA contains:
- the LOC136459201 gene encoding subtilisin-like protease SBT3.9, with product MALCSSTRAHLALLLCFCVLLSRVNGRSRKLYIVYLGDVKHGHPNDVIASHHDMLTTVLGSKEETLDSIIHNYKHGFSGFAAMLTEDQAKQLAELTEVISIEPSRSYTTMTTRSWDFLGLNHQIPSELLQRSNYGEDVIIGLLTPGICPESRSFSDEGYGPVPSRWKGVCQVGEGWGSNNCSRKIIGARFYSAGVAEEELKIDYLSPRDANGHGTHTASTAAGSVMDAASFHGLGAGAARGGAPRARIAVYKAVWGSGRGVGAANTATLLAAIDDAIHDGVDVLSLSLTSEENSFGALHAVQKGIAVVYAAGNFGPASQVVRNTVPWVITVAASQIDRSFPTMITLGNKQQIVGQSLYYYGKNSTGSSFKPLAFGGLCTADSLNGTDVRGQVVLCASADSFPVALENVLNAGGSGLIFAEYTMHIIDATGDCGGIACVLVDLTTALQIGKYMVDASSPVAMIEPARTITGKETLAPTIAGFSSRGPSIEYPEVIKPDIAAPGASILAAMKDAYIFGSGTSMATPHVSGIVALLKALHPNWSPAALKSAIMTTASVTDARDMPILAQGFPRKIADPFDYGAGHINPNRAADPGLIYDIDPNDYNKFFGCSFKKSVRCNATMLPGYHLNLPSISIPDLRQPITVSRTVTNVGEADAVYHAAIESPAGVKIDIKPSVLAFNATNKVNTFQVKLSPLWRLQGDYTFGSLTWYSGQKTVRIPIAVRMTIYDSYADVA from the exons ATGGCACTCTGTTCTTCCACGCGTGCCCATCTGGCGCTACTACTTTGCTTTTGCGTGCTTTTATCGAGAGTAAATGGACGATCTCGCAAG CTTTATATTGTCTATCTAGGCGATGTGAAACATGGGCACCCGAACGATGTAATCGCTTCGCACCATGATATGCTCACGACTGTTCTTGGAAG CAAGGAAGAGACTTTGGACTCCATCATCCACAACTACAAGCATGGCTTCTCAGGCTTCGCAGCAATGCTTACTGAGGACCAAGCTAAGCAGCTTGCAG AGCTTACAGAAGTCATCAGTATCGAACCAAGCAGGAGTTACACAACGATGACCACTCGAAGCTGGGACTTTCTTGGTCTGAACCACCAAATACCCAGTGAGCTTCTCCAGAGAAGCAACTATGGAGAGGACGTAATCATCGGGTTATTGACACCG G GTATCTGCCCGGAGTCAAGGAGCTTCAGCGACGAAGGATACGGGCCGGTACCGTCACGGTGGAAAGGCGTGTGCCAGGTCGGAGAGGGCTGGGGCAGCAACAACTGCAGCCGCAAGATCATCGGCGCGCGCTTCTACAGCGCGGGCGTGGCCGAGGAAGAACTCAAGATCGACTACCTGTCGCCTCGGGACGCCAACGGCCACGGCACGCACACGGCGTCCACCGCGGCGGGATCCGTCATGGACGCGGCTAGCTTCCACGGCCTTGGAgcgggcgcggcgcgcggcggcgcGCCCAGGGCCCGCATCGCGGTGTACAAGGCCGTATGGGGCAGCGGCCGCGGGGTTGGAGCGGCCAATACAGCCACCTTGCTCGCGGCCATCGACGACGCCATCCATGACGGGGTAGATGTCCTGTCACTCTCCCTCACCAGCGAGGAGAACTCTTTTGGTGCCCTGCACGCCGTTCAGAAGGGGATCGCCGTCGTGTACGCCGCGGGGAACTTTGGGCCGGCGTCGCAGGTGGTTCGGAACACTGTTCCCTGGGTCATCACCGTCGCGGCGAGCCAGATTGATCGTTCGTTCCCGACCATGATAACGCTGGGAAACAAGCAACAGATCGTG GGTCAATCCCTGTACTACTATGGGAAGAACTCAACGGGAAGCAGCTTCAAACCTCTTGCATTTGGAGGCCT CTGCACCGCCGATTCTTTGAACGGCACGGACGTGAGAGGCCAAGTTGTGCTCTGCGCATCCGCCGATTCTTTCCCAGTGGCACTAGAAAACGTCCTGAACGCCGGAGGCTCTGGTCTCATCTTTGCTGAATACACCATGCATATCATCGATGCGACAGGTGATTGTGGAGGCATTGCATGTGTTCTTGTGGACTTGACCACTGCCCTTCAAATCGGCAAATACATGGTGGATGCAAG CTCTCCTGTGGCTATGATCGAGCCAGCGCGCACCATTACTGGTAAGGAGACACTGGCCCCAACCATCGCAGGCTTTTCCTCAAGAGGTCCATCCATCGAGTACCCTGAAGTAATCAAG CCTGACATCGCAGCACCAGGAGCTAGCATCTTAGCAGCCATGAAAGATGCATACATATTTGGCTCAGGGACATCTATGGCAACACCACACGTGTCAGGCATTGTAGCGCTGCTGAAGGCATTGCACCCAAATTGGTCCCCGGCTGCACTAAAATCAGCCATCATGACAACAG CATCTGTAACTGATGCACGTGACATGCCAATACTGGCACAAGGATTTCCTAGGAAGATTGCTGACCCATTTGACTACGGAGCCGGGCACATAAACCCAAATAGGGCAGCTGATCCTGGACTCATTTACGACATTGATCCTAATGATTACAACAAGTTCTTCGGGTGCAGCTTCAAGAAATCCGTACGATGCAATGCAACAATGTTACCTGGGTATCACCTGAACCTACCATCCATCTCCATTCCAGATTTGAGGCAGCCGATTACAGTGTCAAGAACAGTCACAAATGTAGGTGAGGCCGATGCAGTTTACCACGCTGCAATAGAGAGCCCAGCCGGAGTCAAGATAGACATTAAGCCATCTGTTCTTGCGTTCAATGCCACAAACAAAGTTAACACATTTCAAGTGAAGTTATCACCTCTCTGGAGGTTACAAGGGGATTACACGTTTGGCAGCCTCACATGGTACAGTGGCCAAAAGACAGTCCGGATTCCAATAGCAGTCCGAATGACGATTTATGATTCCTATGCAGATGTTGCATAA
- the LOC136457301 gene encoding uncharacterized protein: protein MDEQEDSLSTIFDPRTWENIDNSKRDILIEKGKLTNGEVVDRKWLVYSKHVDKVYCFCCKLFKSNQNKSNFASEGVRDWRHLSVKLKQHENSVEHLTNMNTWNDLQIRLSKNQTIDDEMQREIAKEKERWRQVLVRIVSAVKFLAKQNLAFRGSNAKLYQPNNDAVKTHILKIIKDAKYFSVILDCTPDVSHEEQMTLIVRCVNMSSAIPRVENFFLEFLKVDDTSGLGLFNVLLDALQTLDLNIDDVRGQGKAISFFSVIQRIYALFSRSTKRYQAPQIRSALQEVERTSSDDPKAVSDAQSLVTALENFEFLVGMVIWDDILSTINMVSKKLQSPIVSLDGTLKQIDGVITYFQDYRDTGFSASIETAKSIASSMDVEPTFPTKRQGKRKKHFDEQNDETEELQRSAIDSFKEEYFLVIVDHAIVSLTSRFD, encoded by the exons ATGGATGAACAAGAAGATTCACTGTCGACTATCTTTGATCCTAGAACATGGGAAAATATTGATAATAGCAAAAGGGATATCTTAATTGAGAAAGG AAAGTTAACTAATGGTGAAGTTGTTGACAGGAAGTGGCTGGTTTACTCTAAACATGTGGACAAGGTCTATTGTTTTTGCTGCAAGTTGTTCAAATCAAATCAGAACAAGTCTAATTTTGCATCTGAAGGAGTGAGGGATTGGAGGCACTTGAGTGTGAAACTAAAACAACATGAGAACAGTGTGGAGCATTTGACAAACATGAATACATGGAATGATCTTCAGATTAGATTAAGCAAAAATCAAACAATTGATGATGAAATGCAGCGGGAAATTGCAAAAGAGAAGGAGCGTTGGAGACAAGTGCTGGTAAGAATAGTTTCTGCTGTGAAGTTTCTTGCTAAACAAAATCTAGCCTTTCGAGGATCAAATGCAAAACTTTATCAACCAAATAA TGATGCTGTGAAAACACATATCTTAAAGATTATAAAAGATGCTAAGTATTTCTCTGTTATCTTGGATTGTACCCCAGATGTGAGCCATGAAGAACAAATGACACTAATTGTGCGTTGTGTTAATATGTCAAGTGCCATTCCAAGAGTAGAGAATTTTTTTCTAGAGTTCTTAAAGGTTGATGACACATCAGGATTGGGGCTTTTTAATGTATTGTTGGATGCATTGCAGACTCTTGATTTGAACATTGATGATGTGAGAGGTCAAGG AAAAGCTATTTCGTTTTTTAGTGTCATACAACGGATATATGCATTGTTTTCACGTTCTACTAAAAG GTATCAAGCCCCTCAAATAAGATCAGCTCTGCAGGAGGTGGAAAGAACATCTTCCGATGACCCAAAAGCAGTGAGTGATGCTCAATCATTGGTAACAGCACTtgagaattttgaatttttagttGGTATGGTTATTTGGGATGATATTTTATCTACTATCAACATGGTGAGCAAAAAGTTGCAGTCTCCGATTGTGTCCTTGGATGGTACTCTTAAACAGATTGATGGGGTCATAACATATTTCCAGGACTACAGAGACACAGGCTTCAGTGCTAGCATTGAGACTGCAAAATCTATTGCATCTAGTATGGATGTAGAGCCAACATTTCCTACGAAACGTCAAGGTAAAAGAAAGAAGCATTTTGATGAACAAAATGATGAAACCGAAGAATTACAACGTTCAGCTATAGATTCCTTCAAAGAAGAGTACTTCCTAGTTATTGTTGATCATGCAATTGTTTCATTGACCAGTCGATTTGATTAG